The Deinococcus humi genome includes a window with the following:
- the groL gene encoding chaperonin GroEL (60 kDa chaperone family; promotes refolding of misfolded polypeptides especially under stressful conditions; forms two stacked rings of heptamers to form a barrel-shaped 14mer; ends can be capped by GroES; misfolded proteins enter the barrel where they are refolded when GroES binds): MAKQLVFDESARRSLERGVNAVANAVKVTLGPRGRNVVIEKKFGSPTITKDGVTVAKEIELEDKLENIGAQLLKEVASKTNDITGDGTTTATVLGQAIVKEGLRNVAAGANPLALKRGIDKAVMVAVEEIQKLAVPVEDSEAIKKVAGISANDDQVGEEIASAMDKVGKEGVITIEESKGFDTEVDVVEGMQFDKGFINPYFVTNPEKMEAVLEDAYILIVEKKISNLKDLLPVLEKAAQTGRPLLIIAEDVEGEALATLVVNKLRGTLNIAAVKAPGFGDRRKEMLRDIAAVTGGQVISEDLGHKLENTGLDMLGSAARIRITKDETTIVDGKGEQAEIDARVNAIKGELDSTDSDYAKEKLQERLAKLAGGVAVIRVGAATETELKEKKHRYEDALSTARSAVEEGIVSGGGTTLLRIIPAVRKAAESLTGDEATGARILIRALEEPARQIAVNAGEEGSVIVNAVVNSDKPRYGFNAATGEYVDDMVAAGIVDPAKVTRTALQNAASIGALILTTEAIVSDKPEKQQPQPAGGMGGGDMGGMDF; this comes from the coding sequence ATGGCTAAACAACTTGTATTTGATGAATCCGCTCGCCGCAGCCTGGAACGTGGTGTGAACGCCGTCGCCAATGCCGTCAAAGTGACCCTGGGGCCCCGTGGCCGCAACGTGGTCATCGAGAAGAAGTTCGGCAGCCCCACGATCACCAAGGACGGCGTCACCGTCGCCAAGGAAATCGAGCTGGAAGACAAGCTGGAAAACATCGGCGCGCAGCTGCTCAAGGAAGTCGCCAGCAAGACCAACGACATCACGGGTGACGGCACCACCACCGCCACCGTGCTGGGACAGGCCATCGTCAAGGAAGGTCTGCGCAACGTGGCCGCTGGCGCAAACCCGCTGGCCCTGAAGCGCGGCATCGACAAGGCCGTCATGGTCGCCGTCGAGGAAATCCAGAAGCTGGCCGTGCCGGTTGAGGACAGCGAGGCCATCAAGAAAGTCGCGGGCATCAGCGCCAACGACGATCAGGTGGGCGAGGAAATTGCCTCTGCCATGGACAAGGTGGGCAAAGAAGGCGTCATCACCATCGAGGAATCGAAGGGCTTTGACACCGAAGTCGACGTGGTGGAAGGGATGCAGTTCGACAAGGGCTTCATCAACCCCTACTTCGTGACCAACCCCGAGAAGATGGAAGCCGTGCTGGAAGACGCTTACATCCTGATCGTCGAGAAGAAGATCAGTAACCTGAAGGATCTGCTGCCCGTGCTGGAAAAAGCGGCGCAGACCGGACGCCCGCTGCTGATCATCGCGGAAGACGTGGAAGGCGAAGCCCTCGCCACGCTGGTGGTCAACAAGCTGCGCGGCACGCTGAACATCGCTGCCGTTAAGGCCCCCGGCTTCGGGGATCGCCGCAAGGAAATGCTGCGTGACATCGCCGCCGTCACTGGCGGTCAGGTCATCAGCGAGGACCTGGGGCACAAGCTGGAAAACACCGGTCTGGACATGCTGGGTAGCGCCGCGCGCATCCGCATCACCAAGGACGAGACCACCATCGTGGACGGCAAGGGTGAGCAGGCCGAGATCGACGCCCGCGTCAACGCCATCAAGGGCGAACTGGACAGCACCGACAGCGACTATGCCAAGGAAAAGCTCCAGGAACGTCTGGCCAAGCTGGCGGGTGGCGTGGCCGTGATCCGCGTCGGCGCCGCCACCGAAACCGAACTGAAGGAAAAGAAGCACCGCTACGAAGACGCCCTGTCCACCGCCCGCTCGGCGGTTGAGGAAGGCATCGTGTCTGGCGGCGGCACCACGCTGCTGCGGATTATTCCCGCCGTCCGCAAGGCCGCCGAGAGCCTGACCGGCGACGAGGCCACCGGCGCGCGCATCCTGATCCGCGCCCTAGAAGAACCCGCCCGCCAGATCGCCGTGAACGCGGGCGAGGAAGGCAGCGTCATCGTGAACGCCGTGGTCAACAGCGATAAGCCCCGCTACGGCTTCAATGCCGCAACGGGCGAGTACGTGGACGACATGGTGGCTGCCGGGATCGTCGATCCCGCCAAGGTCACACGCACCGCACTGCAGAATGCCGCCAGCATCGGCGCGCTGATCCTGACCACCGAAGCCATCGTCTCCGACAAGCCCGAGAAGCAGCAGCCCCAGCCTGCCGGCGGCATGGGTGGCGGCGACATGGGCGGGATGGACTTCTAA
- the groES gene encoding co-chaperone GroES, with product MLKPLGDRVLVEIVEDTEQKTAGGLYVPDSAKEKSQRGKVIAVGSGKMLDNGTRVALDVEVGNTVYFAKYGGTEVSLEGKNYSILAERDILAIVE from the coding sequence ATGCTTAAACCTTTAGGTGATCGTGTACTGGTGGAAATCGTCGAGGACACCGAGCAGAAGACTGCAGGCGGCCTGTATGTCCCCGATTCGGCCAAGGAAAAGAGCCAGCGCGGCAAAGTGATCGCCGTGGGCAGCGGCAAGATGCTGGACAACGGCACCCGCGTCGCCCTGGACGTTGAGGTTGGCAACACCGTGTACTTCGCCAAATACGGCGGCACTGAAGTCAGCCTGGAAGGCAAGAACTACTCCATCCTGGCCGAGCGCGACATTCTCGCCATCGTCGAGTAA
- a CDS encoding GGDEF domain-containing protein translates to MARPDILSRTPFEEAFARLGPAPLTLAVLDLDHFKTLNDTLGHTEGDRVLRVVERLLSGSLPSGSIIGRIGGDEYAVLLPESAAETALILFDEVIRHFHIHRDPHWPRSLGLSVGLAARPAHASEYAELYRAADEALLRAKREGRGRACIFVESKMVLKSNYYPKSQLERLSKLSGALGRTEASLLREALDDLVERYRAEL, encoded by the coding sequence ATGGCCCGTCCGGATATTCTGTCCCGCACTCCTTTTGAAGAGGCTTTCGCCCGCCTTGGCCCTGCCCCACTCACGCTGGCGGTGCTCGATCTGGATCACTTCAAAACGCTGAACGACACCCTGGGCCACACTGAGGGCGACCGCGTGCTGCGCGTCGTGGAACGACTGTTGTCGGGCAGCTTGCCATCTGGCAGCATCATCGGACGGATTGGGGGCGACGAGTATGCCGTCCTGCTGCCCGAGAGTGCCGCTGAGACCGCGCTGATCCTGTTCGATGAGGTCATCCGGCACTTTCATATTCACCGCGATCCGCACTGGCCGCGCAGCCTGGGCCTGAGCGTGGGGCTGGCGGCCCGCCCCGCCCATGCCAGTGAGTATGCCGAGCTGTACCGCGCCGCCGATGAGGCCCTGCTGCGGGCCAAGCGCGAGGGCCGGGGGCGCGCGTGCATCTTCGTGGAATCCAAGATGGTCCTTAAATCCAACTACTACCCCAAAAGCCAGCTCGAACGCCTGAGCAAGCTGAGCGGCGCGCTGGGCCGCACGGAAGCCAGCCTGCTGCGTGAGGCGTTGGATGATCTGGTCGAGCGGTACCGGGCAGAACTGTGA
- a CDS encoding nucleoside deaminase, with the protein MSLGWHTALSEAWEAYLRGSYPIGACVVNAEGAVIARGRNRLGEPRSVEGGSIAGHDLAHAEINALLNLAATPRPECRTWTVLTTVEPCPQCAGAIAMSGLRAVEYAAPDPWGGCTRLLTNDPYVSGKRIRVGRAPEDVQRVALRLKAHALWEEERAAGERHVLNSFAAHSPEDVAFAGELYRSGTLTALRGRGAGLVEALAALA; encoded by the coding sequence ATGTCTCTGGGCTGGCACACGGCCCTTTCTGAAGCCTGGGAGGCTTACCTGCGCGGCTCGTATCCCATCGGGGCCTGTGTGGTGAACGCAGAGGGTGCGGTCATTGCACGGGGGCGCAATCGGCTGGGTGAGCCTCGCAGTGTCGAGGGCGGCTCGATCGCTGGGCATGATCTGGCGCACGCTGAGATCAATGCGTTGCTGAATCTGGCAGCCACACCGCGCCCAGAGTGCCGCACCTGGACAGTCCTGACCACCGTGGAACCCTGTCCGCAGTGTGCCGGGGCCATCGCCATGAGCGGCTTGCGGGCGGTGGAGTACGCCGCCCCCGATCCCTGGGGCGGTTGCACACGTCTGCTGACGAACGATCCGTACGTGTCAGGCAAGCGGATTCGCGTGGGCCGCGCGCCGGAGGACGTCCAGCGGGTGGCATTGCGGCTCAAAGCACATGCGCTGTGGGAAGAGGAGCGGGCTGCCGGAGAACGACACGTACTGAACAGTTTCGCCGCTCACTCCCCTGAAGACGTGGCTTTTGCCGGGGAACTTTACCGCTCTGGCACCCTGACTGCCCTGCGTGGGCGCGGCGCAGGTCTGGTAGAGGCGCTGGCAGCGCTGGCATGA
- a CDS encoding histidine phosphatase family protein: MPTFRHELDAFTAEGGESQAAIRARALLALEHIWQGGGERVLVVSHGGFLNSMLRELLQTPRAWFKFGDTSFATVGLNRRNHTAVVTGVNLCPHLPAGQTG, encoded by the coding sequence ATCCCCACCTTCCGGCACGAGCTGGACGCCTTCACGGCGGAGGGCGGCGAGTCCCAGGCGGCGATCCGGGCGCGTGCCCTGCTGGCGCTGGAACACATCTGGCAGGGCGGGGGAGAGCGGGTGCTCGTCGTCTCGCACGGTGGCTTTCTCAATTCCATGCTGCGTGAGCTGCTGCAAACGCCACGCGCCTGGTTCAAGTTCGGCGACACCTCGTTCGCCACCGTGGGCTTGAATCGCCGCAACCATACGGCAGTGGTTACGGGCGTGAACCTCTGCCCGCATCTGCCTGCAGGACAGACCGGATGA
- a CDS encoding NUDIX hydrolase, with protein sequence MPPTPQPVVGRLTLPGGGVEPGETPKEAAGREIRPKLLHAPCHHPDRR encoded by the coding sequence ATGCCGCCCACGCCACAACCTGTCGTCGGGCGCCTGACATTACCCGGTGGGGGCGTGGAGCCGGGCGAGACGCCCAAAGAGGCCGCCGGGCGTGAGATCCGACCTAAACTGCTCCATGCACCATGCCATCACCCTGACCGACGGTGA
- a CDS encoding GNAT family N-acetyltransferase — MHHAITLTDGELTLRPLTEADFSGLCALAADCEAELIWMGLSPSDVAYYRSALEAPDQQAFAIVVDGELAGSTRYGDIRTAHAGLEIGWTWLHPRYMGTGINRRMKLLLLSYGFESMGMQRVQLKTDNRNTRSQRAIEKLGAVREGVLRRHQRRQDGSLRDTVMYSITAEEWPAVRALLGSSQGADRD; from the coding sequence ATGCACCATGCCATCACCCTGACCGACGGTGAGTTGACCCTGCGCCCGCTGACGGAAGCAGATTTTTCCGGCCTGTGCGCGCTGGCGGCAGACTGCGAGGCCGAGCTGATCTGGATGGGCCTTTCGCCCTCCGACGTGGCCTACTACCGCAGCGCTCTGGAGGCGCCCGATCAGCAGGCCTTCGCCATCGTGGTGGACGGCGAACTGGCGGGGAGCACGCGCTACGGTGACATCCGGACGGCGCACGCGGGGCTGGAAATCGGCTGGACGTGGCTGCACCCGCGTTACATGGGGACCGGCATCAACCGCCGTATGAAGTTGCTGCTGCTCTCGTATGGCTTCGAGAGCATGGGCATGCAGCGCGTACAGCTCAAGACCGACAACCGGAACACCCGTTCCCAGCGCGCCATCGAGAAACTCGGCGCGGTGCGCGAGGGCGTGTTGCGCCGCCACCAGCGCCGTCAGGACGGCAGCCTGCGCGATACAGTGATGTACTCGATCACGGCGGAGGAATGGCCGGCAGTCAGGGCGCTGCTCGGTTCTTCTCAAGGAGCGGATAGGGATTGA
- a CDS encoding peptidoglycan DD-metalloendopeptidase family protein: protein MRRFLGLVFFLALLAGALYLLWPQIRNAQRYAALMSAPTPTANSLPNPLPGQALTDTWGAARSQGRRHEGIDIFARRNTAIRATTRGIVLNVGPNGLGGRTVMILGPGGQRHYYAHLERYPELKRGQWIEAGTVVGYVGDSGNARGTPPHLHYGIYTGGGAINPYPLLEKNRAAP from the coding sequence GTGAGGCGTTTTCTGGGACTGGTCTTTTTTCTCGCGCTGCTCGCTGGGGCGCTGTACCTGCTGTGGCCGCAGATCAGGAATGCCCAGCGGTACGCAGCGCTGATGTCTGCACCGACGCCGACAGCGAACAGCCTGCCCAACCCGCTGCCCGGCCAGGCCCTGACCGACACCTGGGGCGCGGCCCGCAGCCAGGGACGCAGGCATGAGGGCATCGATATCTTCGCCAGAAGAAATACAGCCATTCGCGCCACCACGCGCGGCATCGTGCTGAATGTCGGCCCCAATGGGCTGGGAGGACGCACTGTGATGATCCTCGGCCCCGGCGGCCAGCGACACTATTACGCGCACCTGGAAAGGTATCCGGAGCTGAAGCGTGGCCAGTGGATCGAAGCGGGGACTGTCGTCGGCTACGTGGGGGACAGCGGCAATGCCAGAGGCACGCCCCCGCATCTGCATTATGGGATTTACACGGGCGGCGGGGCGATCAATCCCTATCCGCTCCTTGAGAAGAACCGAGCAGCGCCCTGA
- a CDS encoding M16 family metallopeptidase: protein MPAAPQALPACELWTLAGGLHVAFERRAGPGFAFDLRLPVGSAHDPVGLEGASGVLEEWLFKGAAGRDARALQDAFDDLGVRRGGGVGPEATRIGVSGLRDDLSASLALVADVLLRPDLPEAELPVLTDLARQDLDAVQDSPPDLLAMEARRVTFPRPAGSTLAGFAHPPSGTLGGLEALTADHLRAHLEAYGQRGAVLGLVADLEPAVALALVSSALGGLRPGRQPRAQADFQAGQRLHVLDEDAEQTHLSLTAPGIAPGDRRWLAWQVVLTALSGGSASRLFHAVREERGLAYAVSASPVLLGGQGFLTAYAGSTPARAPETLDVMLAEFARLPQGLSADEFRRARNGLRASVVFGAESMRARAGALTRDVAVFGRVRPLAELREGLDALTLEGVNRFLAGYDPVSEMTIVTLGPQDV, encoded by the coding sequence ATGCCTGCTGCTCCCCAAGCTCTCCCCGCCTGTGAACTGTGGACCCTCGCTGGCGGTCTGCACGTGGCTTTCGAGCGCCGGGCCGGGCCGGGCTTCGCCTTTGATCTGCGCCTTCCGGTCGGCAGCGCCCACGATCCGGTGGGTCTGGAAGGGGCTTCGGGCGTGCTGGAGGAGTGGCTGTTCAAGGGCGCGGCGGGCCGTGACGCCCGCGCCCTGCAGGACGCCTTCGATGATCTGGGCGTGCGCCGGGGCGGTGGCGTGGGGCCGGAGGCGACCAGGATCGGCGTGTCCGGGCTGCGGGATGACCTGAGCGCCTCGCTGGCCCTGGTGGCCGACGTGCTGCTGCGCCCCGATCTGCCGGAGGCCGAACTGCCGGTGCTGACCGATCTGGCCCGGCAGGATCTGGACGCCGTGCAGGACAGCCCGCCCGATCTGCTGGCGATGGAAGCTCGGCGGGTGACCTTTCCGCGGCCTGCCGGTTCCACCCTGGCCGGTTTTGCCCACCCGCCGAGCGGCACCCTGGGGGGACTGGAGGCGCTGACGGCGGATCATCTGCGGGCGCATCTGGAGGCTTACGGGCAGCGCGGCGCGGTGCTCGGTCTGGTGGCCGATCTGGAGCCGGCGGTGGCCCTGGCCCTGGTCTCCAGCGCCCTGGGAGGCCTGCGCCCGGGCCGTCAGCCCCGCGCCCAGGCGGACTTTCAGGCTGGGCAGCGCCTGCATGTTCTCGACGAGGACGCCGAGCAGACCCACCTGAGCCTAACGGCTCCCGGCATTGCGCCGGGCGATCGGCGCTGGCTGGCGTGGCAGGTGGTCCTGACGGCGCTGTCCGGGGGCAGTGCCAGCCGTCTGTTCCACGCCGTGCGCGAGGAACGCGGGCTGGCCTACGCGGTCAGTGCTTCGCCGGTGCTGTTGGGCGGCCAGGGCTTTCTGACCGCCTACGCCGGCAGCACCCCGGCCCGCGCCCCCGAGACGCTGGATGTGATGCTCGCGGAATTCGCGCGCCTGCCGCAGGGCCTTAGCGCCGACGAGTTCCGCCGTGCCCGCAACGGCCTGCGGGCCAGCGTGGTCTTCGGGGCGGAATCCATGCGTGCCCGCGCTGGGGCGCTGACCCGTGATGTGGCCGTCTTCGGCCGTGTGCGCCCGCTGGCCGAATTGCGAGAGGGTCTGGACGCCCTGACCCTGGAGGGTGTGAACCGTTTTCTGGCAGGCTACGACCCGGTTTCGGAGATGACGATCGTGACTCTGGGGCCACAGGATGTCTGA
- a CDS encoding M16 family metallopeptidase, translated as MSEALRRPLRHVLPNGLTLLLEADPDAQTVAAGYFVNTGARDERPAEMGASHFLEHLMFKGSERLSAGVLNERLDDLGGQSNAFTGEEATVYHAACLPEQTGELLDTLTELMRPALRATDLEAERGVILEEIAMYADQPGVRVIDELRADYWGAHPLGHLILGTAQTVGGLTRDALSQDHQRRYGAGRVTLALTGAFEPEVVLGWAAAHLADWPAAAAPGAEPPPTPVRPVHARVIPDPELSRVQVAAAAPGLPVTHPLREAAAVLADLIGGENGALYWALLDTGLADSADLAHLEYRDAGAFEGGFSCDPQRAQEVLDRFRDVLRGAEELITEPAVRRAARKLAVSTLLRAETPQGRLFALGMEYLATGRSETTGELVDRYANVHVEAVREVLRLCPLDRLTVVALGPLTVLE; from the coding sequence ATGTCTGAAGCGCTGAGAAGACCGCTACGTCACGTTCTTCCGAATGGGTTGACCCTTCTGCTGGAGGCTGACCCGGACGCGCAGACCGTCGCCGCTGGGTACTTCGTCAATACCGGGGCGCGCGACGAGCGGCCCGCCGAGATGGGGGCGAGCCATTTCCTCGAGCACCTGATGTTCAAGGGTTCCGAGCGGCTGTCGGCGGGTGTGCTCAACGAGCGCCTCGATGATCTGGGGGGCCAGTCCAACGCTTTTACCGGCGAGGAAGCCACCGTCTATCACGCCGCCTGCCTTCCCGAGCAGACGGGGGAGCTGCTGGACACCCTGACCGAGCTGATGCGTCCCGCGCTGCGCGCGACCGATCTGGAGGCCGAGCGCGGCGTGATCCTGGAAGAAATCGCCATGTACGCCGATCAGCCCGGCGTGCGCGTGATCGATGAGCTACGCGCCGACTACTGGGGGGCCCACCCGCTGGGTCACCTGATCCTGGGCACGGCGCAGACGGTGGGGGGCCTGACCCGCGACGCTCTGTCCCAAGATCATCAGCGGCGCTACGGTGCGGGCCGCGTGACGTTGGCACTGACCGGTGCCTTTGAGCCGGAAGTGGTGCTGGGCTGGGCCGCCGCTCATCTTGCCGACTGGCCTGCCGCCGCCGCGCCGGGTGCCGAGCCGCCCCCAACCCCGGTTCGCCCGGTCCACGCCCGGGTCATTCCTGACCCCGAGCTGAGCCGCGTGCAGGTGGCCGCCGCCGCTCCCGGCCTGCCGGTGACCCACCCCCTGCGCGAGGCCGCCGCCGTGCTGGCCGACCTGATCGGCGGCGAGAACGGCGCGTTGTACTGGGCGCTGCTGGACACCGGCTTGGCCGACAGCGCCGATCTGGCTCACCTGGAATACCGGGACGCCGGGGCTTTTGAGGGCGGGTTTTCCTGTGACCCTCAGCGCGCCCAGGAGGTACTGGACCGTTTCCGGGACGTTCTGCGCGGTGCGGAGGAGCTGATCACCGAACCCGCCGTGCGCCGCGCCGCCCGTAAGCTGGCCGTGTCCACCCTGCTGCGCGCTGAGACACCGCAGGGCCGCCTGTTCGCGCTGGGCATGGAGTATCTGGCGACCGGACGGTCCGAGACGACGGGAGAACTGGTGGACCGGTACGCCAACGTTCATGTCGAGGCTGTGCGCGAGGTTTTGCGGCTGTGTCCGCTGGACCGTCTGACGGTGGTGGCGCTGGGGCCGCTGACGGTGCTGGAGTGA
- a CDS encoding CaiB/BaiF CoA transferase family protein, whose amino-acid sequence MTGPAASDLPLSGIRVADFTRVLTGPFCTMLLGDLGADVIKIEPPGGDDTRGWGPPFQHGRGRDSENGRESSYFLSVNRNKRSVELDLKTPEGMDVARRLIARSDVLVENFRPGTLDRLGLGWEALRAEHPRLIYASISGFGLSGPYKDRAGYDVIAQGMGGMMSYNGEAGGPPLRVGVAVADVFAGSLITQAILAALFQRERTGRGERVDVNLLESVIALGSSQVGRYLATGEIPVPVGNDHRSIVPYGTVACGDGFVNIAVGNDALWRRFCAALELGELGADPRFATNEGRVEHRTELDTLMLDGLARFTRQEIMDRLELAGVPCGPVNNMAEVFADPHVQARGVAVEIEHASLGHTTVTSPPWEIAGRSLPVRRAPPTLGQHTAEVLGELEG is encoded by the coding sequence ATGACCGGCCCCGCCGCTTCTGACCTCCCCCTGTCCGGCATCCGGGTGGCCGACTTCACGCGGGTGCTGACTGGCCCCTTCTGCACCATGCTGCTAGGCGATCTGGGCGCGGACGTGATCAAGATCGAGCCGCCCGGGGGCGACGACACGCGCGGCTGGGGGCCGCCCTTTCAGCATGGACGCGGCCGGGATTCGGAGAACGGGCGCGAATCCAGCTATTTCTTAAGCGTCAACCGCAACAAACGCAGCGTGGAACTGGACCTCAAGACGCCCGAAGGCATGGACGTCGCCCGCCGCTTGATTGCCAGGAGTGACGTGCTGGTGGAGAACTTTCGCCCCGGCACGCTGGATCGCCTGGGCCTGGGCTGGGAAGCGTTGCGCGCCGAGCATCCCAGGCTGATCTACGCCAGCATTTCCGGTTTCGGGCTGTCCGGACCGTACAAGGACCGCGCTGGCTACGACGTGATCGCGCAGGGCATGGGCGGCATGATGAGCTACAACGGCGAGGCGGGCGGGCCGCCGCTGCGGGTGGGCGTGGCGGTGGCCGATGTGTTTGCCGGCTCGCTGATCACCCAGGCGATTCTGGCCGCGCTGTTTCAGAGGGAGCGCACCGGACGGGGCGAGCGGGTGGATGTCAACCTGCTTGAGAGCGTGATCGCGCTGGGGTCTTCGCAGGTGGGGCGGTATCTGGCGACCGGGGAAATTCCCGTGCCGGTCGGCAATGACCACCGCAGCATCGTGCCGTACGGGACGGTGGCCTGCGGCGACGGCTTCGTGAACATCGCGGTCGGCAACGACGCGCTGTGGCGGCGCTTCTGCGCGGCCCTGGAGTTGGGCGAGTTGGGCGCAGACCCGCGCTTTGCCACCAACGAGGGCCGGGTAGAACACCGCACCGAGCTGGACACGTTAATGCTGGACGGTCTGGCCCGTTTCACCCGTCAGGAGATCATGGACCGGCTGGAACTGGCAGGCGTGCCGTGTGGCCCGGTCAACAACATGGCCGAGGTCTTTGCCGATCCGCATGTGCAGGCCCGTGGCGTGGCGGTGGAAATTGAGCACGCGTCGCTGGGCCACACCACCGTGACCTCACCGCCGTGGGAAATCGCGGGCCGGAGTCTGCCTGTCCGCCGCGCCCCACCCACGCTGGGGCAGCACACGGCGGAGGTGCTGGGAGAACTGGAAGGCTAG